A section of the Deferribacterota bacterium genome encodes:
- a CDS encoding succinate dehydrogenase/fumarate reductase flavoprotein subunit: protein MSDVFDVIVLGSGLAGMRAALQIAMKSDGNASIALISKTHIMRPHSVCAEGGTAAVMHPEEGDTFELHAWDTIKGSDFLADQDVVMKFATTMPEEIIFLDHLGIPWSRDENGKIAYRPFGGHSCNRTIYAADKTGFFEVQTLYDNLFKYNSVSLFHDHMALKIVTKNKRFAGLICWDLNEGILRQLRGKFLIIATGGFCRIFGFTTYSITCTGDGSALAFDAGCSLKDMEFIQFHPTGLVPSGVLITEAARGEGGYLRNNKGERFMEKYAPSKMELAPRDIVARAEMTEIEEGRGYKRDDGLDYVCLDLTHLGAEKINERLPLIREVSIRFAGKDPIKDYIPIRPAAHYSMGGIHTDINGKCEIEGIYAAGEAACVSLHGANRLGSNSTAECLVWGHIVGDEISKALKTKEKPVELDSKLLKEVEDEIFVKLLNKNGSENLYEIRNKLRDLMDKNVGVFRDSEDLEKADKTIRELTERYNNIKIVDKNRIYNTDLITAIELKTMLLLSKMIVMGAINRKESRGGHARRDYPKRDDENFLKHTIFRKKGDEVEIDYSPVNISMWKPVERKY from the coding sequence ATGAGTGACGTTTTTGATGTTATTGTTTTAGGGTCTGGATTGGCAGGAATGAGGGCTGCCTTACAGATTGCAATGAAAAGTGATGGAAATGCAAGTATAGCACTAATCTCAAAAACACATATAATGAGACCCCATTCAGTGTGTGCAGAAGGGGGTACTGCTGCTGTTATGCATCCTGAAGAAGGTGATACCTTTGAGCTGCATGCATGGGATACTATTAAAGGTTCAGATTTTTTGGCTGATCAAGATGTTGTTATGAAATTCGCGACTACCATGCCTGAAGAAATTATATTTCTTGATCATCTAGGTATTCCTTGGTCACGTGATGAAAATGGAAAAATTGCATATAGACCTTTTGGGGGGCATAGTTGTAATAGAACAATTTATGCTGCTGACAAAACAGGTTTTTTTGAAGTTCAAACACTCTATGATAACCTATTTAAGTATAATTCTGTTAGTCTCTTCCATGATCATATGGCTTTAAAAATAGTTACAAAAAATAAGAGATTTGCAGGCCTTATTTGTTGGGATTTAAATGAAGGTATTTTAAGACAACTTAGAGGAAAATTTCTTATAATTGCTACTGGTGGATTTTGTAGGATTTTTGGTTTTACAACTTATTCAATAACATGTACTGGTGACGGGTCAGCTCTTGCTTTTGATGCAGGTTGTTCATTAAAAGATATGGAGTTTATACAGTTTCATCCAACTGGACTTGTTCCTTCTGGAGTATTAATTACTGAAGCAGCACGTGGTGAGGGAGGCTATTTGAGGAATAATAAGGGTGAACGATTTATGGAAAAATATGCACCATCAAAGATGGAATTAGCTCCAAGAGATATTGTGGCAAGAGCTGAAATGACGGAAATAGAGGAGGGTAGAGGTTATAAAAGGGATGATGGGTTAGATTACGTTTGTTTAGACCTAACCCATTTAGGGGCAGAAAAAATAAACGAAAGGCTTCCACTAATTAGAGAAGTTTCAATTAGATTTGCAGGAAAGGATCCAATAAAAGATTATATACCTATAAGGCCTGCTGCACATTATTCTATGGGTGGTATTCATACAGATATTAATGGTAAATGTGAGATTGAAGGTATATATGCAGCTGGTGAAGCAGCATGTGTTTCATTGCATGGTGCTAATAGATTAGGTTCAAACTCTACAGCAGAATGCTTAGTATGGGGCCATATTGTTGGAGACGAAATATCTAAAGCACTAAAAACTAAAGAAAAGCCGGTAGAACTTGATAGTAAGCTGTTAAAAGAAGTAGAGGATGAAATTTTTGTTAAACTTTTGAATAAGAATGGTTCTGAAAACCTGTATGAGATTAGAAATAAGTTAAGAGACTTAATGGATAAGAATGTGGGTGTTTTTAGAGATAGTGAAGATTTAGAAAAAGCAGATAAAACTATTAGGGAACTCACTGAACGTTACAATAATATAAAGATAGTAGATAAAAATAGAATTTATAATACCGATCTTATTACTGCAATTGAGCTAAAAACAATGTTGTTGTTGTCGAAAATGATAGTTATGGGCGCAATAAATAGAAAAGAATCGCGTGGTGGCCATGCAAGACGTGACTATCCGAAGAGGGATGATGAGAATTTTCTAAAACATACAATTTTCAGAAAAAAGGGTGATGAGGTGGAGATTGATTATTCACCAGTGAATATAAGTATGTGGAAACCTGTTGAAAGAAAATATTAA
- a CDS encoding cytochrome c3 family protein: protein MRRLIYYVVFFITLYPLIGICQSEQQCLNCHKYVEPKVDVKELNESVHKGLSCISCHSDIENIPHKKNLKPVKCLNCHGKEEEMLSKSIHSNVFDDLSRMCKECHGSHNIYKKDDINSTINPMNLPNTCSKCHQDEKFVADHKLPSTEFIKDFKGSVHGKALSKSGLIVSATCSSCHGYHLILSPKDDNSTINRKNVTNTCGKCHLGILKRYNSSIHREALVKGNKNAPVCTTCHSSHQIKDIDRLMLTLLEEKECGGCHIDKAPSYEDSFHGKATSLGFVRAALCSDCHNPHLILPTDNPRSTVNKNNLKETCGKCHKNATDAFISFIAHPDPHNKEANPLLYYIYLFMTLLLISVFGFFGIHDILWLQRSIVALVKGELKRFSYKDKWVKRFSNVTIYTHLAIIISFLGLAATGIPLKFHYAGWAQTLANIFGGVEVARFVHRVCAVITFGYGVSHLIYLIYKIIIRKDLSYLIGQNSLVPRFKDFVDLYNNIRWFFYLGKRPDIGHFNYWEKFDYFAVFWGIPVIGFSGLILWFPEFFAQFLPGIALNIAAIVHGEEALLAIGFIFMFHFFHTHLRPESFPLDTVVFLGKQPLERLKDERPEEYEELVKTGKLDELIVEPPSEDLIRLSKIFGFIFLGIGLALIIAILITFIVSII from the coding sequence GTATTTCCTGTCACAGCGATATAGAGAATATACCACATAAGAAAAATTTAAAACCTGTAAAGTGCTTAAATTGTCATGGTAAAGAAGAAGAAATGTTATCAAAATCTATACATAGCAATGTTTTTGATGACCTCTCTAGAATGTGTAAAGAGTGTCATGGCAGTCACAATATATACAAAAAGGATGATATAAATTCTACTATTAATCCAATGAATCTTCCAAATACATGCTCAAAATGTCATCAAGATGAAAAGTTTGTAGCAGATCATAAATTGCCATCTACTGAATTTATAAAAGATTTTAAAGGTAGTGTGCATGGAAAGGCACTATCTAAATCAGGCTTGATTGTTTCTGCAACTTGTTCCAGTTGTCATGGGTATCACCTAATTTTGTCACCTAAAGATGACAACTCAACTATTAATAGAAAAAATGTGACAAATACATGTGGTAAATGCCATTTAGGTATTTTAAAAAGATATAATAGTAGTATCCATAGAGAAGCTTTGGTAAAGGGTAATAAAAATGCACCTGTTTGTACAACCTGCCATAGTTCGCATCAGATAAAAGATATTGATAGATTAATGTTGACTCTTTTAGAGGAAAAAGAGTGTGGAGGTTGTCATATTGATAAAGCACCTTCATATGAAGATTCCTTTCATGGTAAGGCAACATCTCTAGGATTTGTCAGAGCAGCTCTTTGCTCTGATTGTCACAATCCACATTTAATATTACCTACTGATAATCCACGCTCAACGGTGAATAAAAATAATTTGAAAGAAACATGTGGTAAATGTCATAAAAACGCAACAGATGCTTTCATTAGTTTTATTGCCCATCCAGACCCTCATAATAAGGAAGCTAATCCCTTATTGTATTATATTTACTTATTTATGACTCTTCTATTAATTTCTGTATTTGGCTTTTTTGGAATACATGACATATTATGGCTTCAAAGGAGCATTGTAGCTCTTGTTAAAGGGGAATTAAAAAGGTTTAGCTATAAAGATAAGTGGGTAAAAAGATTTTCTAATGTAACTATATATACGCATTTAGCTATTATTATTAGTTTTTTAGGACTTGCTGCCACAGGAATACCTTTGAAATTTCACTATGCGGGTTGGGCGCAAACACTTGCTAACATATTTGGTGGCGTTGAGGTTGCACGTTTTGTTCATAGAGTGTGCGCTGTCATAACCTTTGGATATGGAGTTTCACATTTAATTTATTTAATCTATAAAATTATTATAAGGAAAGATCTTAGTTACTTAATTGGTCAAAACTCATTAGTACCAAGATTTAAAGATTTTGTGGATCTATACAATAATATTCGTTGGTTCTTCTACTTAGGCAAGAGGCCAGATATTGGACATTTTAATTATTGGGAAAAATTTGACTATTTTGCTGTTTTTTGGGGTATACCAGTTATTGGTTTTTCTGGTTTAATTTTGTGGTTTCCCGAATTTTTTGCACAGTTTTTGCCTGGTATAGCATTAAATATAGCTGCTATAGTCCATGGTGAGGAAGCTTTGCTAGCTATTGGCTTTATCTTTATGTTTCATTTTTTCCATACTCATTTAAGGCCAGAAAGCTTTCCGTTAGATACTGTTGTATTTTTGGGCAAACAACCCTTGGAAAGACTTAAAGATGAAAGACCAGAGGAATATGAGGAGCTTGTAAAAACAGGAAAGCTTGATGAGCTGATTGTTGAACCTCCTTCAGAGGATCTAATTAGGCTTTCAAAAATATTTGGATTCATCTTTTTGGGTATTGGATTAGCACTAATAATAGCAATTTTAATAACTTTTATTGTGTCAATTATATGA
- the sdhC gene encoding succinate dehydrogenase, cytochrome b556 subunit translates to MMEGRTNTYKNDLGIWGFVYGGKYTIERYLYTLHRITGLGILLYFILHIFVTYLRVYGAETWESTMAVVENPIFKLGEYLVFIAFVFHALNGLRLFFNELGIGLGEPEPPIFPFSNSIEKHRYVVWIVGIVVVLLAIISFYDFFIY, encoded by the coding sequence ATGATGGAAGGAAGAACAAATACTTATAAAAATGATTTAGGTATTTGGGGTTTTGTATATGGTGGAAAATATACAATTGAGAGATATTTATATACTCTTCACAGAATAACAGGGCTTGGAATACTCCTTTATTTTATTTTACATATATTTGTTACATATTTAAGGGTTTATGGGGCTGAAACGTGGGAAAGCACAATGGCTGTGGTTGAAAATCCTATATTCAAGCTTGGTGAATATTTGGTGTTTATCGCATTTGTATTTCATGCCCTTAATGGTCTTAGACTTTTTTTTAATGAATTAGGTATTGGGCTTGGTGAGCCTGAACCTCCTATATTTCCTTTTTCTAACTCTATTGAAAAACACAGATATGTGGTATGGATAGTTGGTATAGTAGTTGTGTTGTTAGCTATTATATCTTTTTATGATTTTTTTATATACTAG